The Xanthomonas sp. DAR 80977 nucleotide sequence GTCGGGGTTGGTCAGGATCACATCGTTGAGCAGGCCGATCTCCAGGCGCGCCTGCGCGGTGACCATGGCGTCGGAGAGCCGGATCTTCTCCATCTTGTCCAGGCTGATGTCGTCCAGCTGGTGGCGCGCCATGGCCATGGACGCCAGGCTGGCGACGATGAGCGCGCCGCAGATCGACAGCAATGCGGCAAAGGCGAAGGTCAGTCGGGGACCGACGGGATAACGACGAAGGAGACGGATCATCGGGGCGGGGAGAGGTTGGGGCGCAATTGCCCACGCTTACCCTGGCCACCAAGCTTTACTGAAACGCGACCGGCCTGCGACAACATGTCGAACTGTGACGCCGGGTGCATCGCAACCGCGGCGTGCCGTGCATCCGCAGCGTCTATCGGCGGCGATCCGCGGAACTTGAGCGCGCGATCGCGACATGCGCGCACGCGCTGGCGTCCACGGGCGTGTGCTGGCCATGCGGCGGCATCGGTTCGGGCACGCGGCGCAGGCGCCCCATTGCGGGTGTCGCACGGATGCCGCGCTGGCGGAGGCGGCGCGGCGCAGCGGCGCCGGCCCGCGACTCAGAAGAAGTCGCGCAACAGCGCCGCCACCGCGGCCGGCTGCTCCATGTGCAGGTGGTGGGTGCCCGGCAACACGTGCACGCGGCCATGGCGCAGCCGCGCCGCACGTTCGCTGCGCAACGGCTCGGGGAAATACGGCTGCGCCGGGTCGGCGTAGATCACCCGCGCCGGGCAGTCGATGCCGGCCAGCAGCGCCTGCACCTGCGCCTCGCTCAGCCGCACCGCGGTGGGCAGGGTCAGGCGCCGGTCGCTGCGCCACACGTAGCCGCCCTCCACCGCCTCGACGCCACGCTCCACCAGCAGCCGCGCCGCCGGCTCGCTGAGCTGGTTGGCCAGCATCCGCGCGCGCACCGGCGCGGCCAGGTCGGGGAACACGCGCAGCGGCGAGGCATTGGCGCGGCGGGTCGCGGCGACGCTGTCGCGCAGGCGTTCCAGGGTGCCCTCCACGGTCTCGGCCAGGCCGCCGAGCATCTCGATCGCGACCAGCTTCCCGACCCGCCGCGGCGCCGCCGCGGCCAGGGTGCTGGCGATCGCCGCGCCCATCGAATGCCCGACCACCGCGAAGCGCTCCCAGCCCAGCGCGTCGGCCGCGTCCAGCAGCGGATGCAGCGCACCGGTCAGCAGATAGTCGGCACCGGCCGGCAAGGCGTCGCTGTGGCCGTGGCCGGGCAGGTCCAGCATCACCAGGTCCAGCTGCGGCAGCTGCGCGCTCAGCGGCACGAAGCTGGCGGCGTTGTCCAGCCAGCCGTGCAGCGCCAGCACCTTGGGTCCGTGCGGATCGCCGCTGCGCAACCCGGCCAACGTGCCCACCCGCGACGGGCAGGCGAAGGGCCGCAGCGTCATGCGGCGCGGGCGGCCAGCTGCGCCAGCGCGCGCGCGTGCGCCGGGGCGTCGTTGAGGCAGGGGATGTAGCGCACCTGCATGCCGCGCGCGGCGCAGGTCTCGACGAAGCCCATCGCCACTTCCTCCAGCGTCTCCAGGCAGTCGGTGGCGAAGCCCGGGCAGATCACGTCGACCCGCTTGGTGCCCCGCTCGGCCAGCTGCCACAGGCTCGGCTCCGCATACGGCTGCAGCCAGCGCTCGGCGCCGAAGCGCGACTGGTAGCCGAGCTGCCATTCGCCGGCGCCCAGGCCCAGCGCCGCGGCGATCGCCTGCGCGCTGGCCTCGCAGCGCTGCGGGTACGGATCGCCGTTGTTGGCCACGCGCTGCGGCAGGCCGTGGAAGGAGAAGAACAGGGTCTCGCCGCGGCCGTGCTGCGCCCAGTGCGCGCGCACGCTGTCGGCCACCGCCTCGACCCAGGCCGCATCGGTCGGATAGTCCTCGATCAGGGTCACCGGCAGCTGCGGGTTGCGCGCCTGCCAGGCCTGCACCACGTCCTCGATCGAGGCGGTGGTGGTGGTCGAATACTGCGGGTACAGCGGCAGCACCACGATCCTGCGCACGCCGCCGTCGCGCAGCGCGTCCAGCGCCGGCGCCAGCGCCGGGGTGCCGTAGCGCATCGCCCAGGCCACGCGGTGGCCGGGCAGTTCGCGCTGCATGCCCTCGGCCAGGCGCCGGGTGTACACCGCCAGCGGCGAGCCTTCCGGCAGCCATACCAGTGCGTATTTCTCCGCCGAGCGCGGCGAGCGCCGTGGCAGGATCACCCAGTTCAGCAGCGGCCACCAGAACAGCCTGGGGATGGCGACCACGCGCTTGTCGCCGAGGAATTCGGCCAGGTAACGGGCGACCGCAGGCGCGGTCGGCGCCTCGGGCGTGCCTAGGTTCACCACCAGCACGGCGGTATCGGGTGCGTCGGACATGCCCGCATTGTGGCAGAGGCGCCGGCCGCGCGCGTCGCGATCGTGTCTATCGCAACGATCGGCCGGTGCGCATGCCGGCCGCGCGCACTCATTGCCGATTCATTGCGCTGTGACTAAGTTCAAGGTCTTGCAGTATCTTGCTGCGGACCTATTTCGGAAGCCCGCCATGCCCCGCCTGCCGCGCCTCGCCCTGTTGTTGAGCACCACGCTGTTCGTCGGCCACGCCGTGGCCGGCCCGGAAGAAGACGAGCGCGCGCGCAACGCGCTGCGCGTGCTGACCGACATCCAGGAGATCCCCGAGCAATCCATCCCCGACAAGCTGCTCGACGAGGGCCGCGCGATCGTGGTGATCCCGGACACGCTCAAGGCCGGCCTGGTCATCGGCGGCCGCCGCGGCCACGGCCTGATGTCGGTCAAGCGCCCCGACGGCACCTGGTCCAACCCGGTGTTCGTCAAGCTCACCGGCGGCAGCATCGGCTTCCAGGTCGGCGTGCAGTCCTCCGACGTGGTGCTGGTGTTCCGCAACGACCGCAGCCTGGACAACATCGTCAACGGCAAGTTCACCCTCGGCGCCGATGCCGGCGTCGCCGCCGGCCCGGTCGGGCGCAACGCCTCGGCCGCCACCGACGGCCAGCTCAAGGCCGAGATCTGGTCGTGGTCGCGCGCGCGCGGCCTGTTCGCCGGCGTGGCGCTGGACGGCGCGGCGCTGCAGATCGACGATGCCGCCGACCTCAACGTGTACGGCAGCAACACCACCCCGCGCATGATCTTCGAAGGCCGCACCACCGCCCTGCCGTCCAACGACGTGGTCGCCTTCCGCGACAAGCTCGAGGAAGCCACCTACGCGGCGCGACAGAACCGCGGCACCGACGGCGGCGATCGCCACACCGCCGCGGCCCCGCCGCCGCGGCCGCAGCCGGCGGCGCAGGCCGCACCGCCCACGGTCGCCGAGCCCGCCGACGGCGCCAGCACCGCGCCATTGCAGGCCCCGCCGCAGACGCCGCCGCAGCAGGGCTTCCAGCCGGTGTCCGAGGGCGAGATCCGCACCGAGTCGCTGGACGGCAACCACTAGAACCAGCGCGACCGAACGCACCGCGGCGCGGTGCGTTATCCTCCTCGTTCCTTACGACTTCTCTGCGAGCGGATCATGGGCGGTTTTAGCATCTGGCACTGGCTGGTCGTGCTGGTGATCGTGCTGCTGGTGTTCGGCACCAAGCGGCTGACCAGCGGCGCCAAGGATCTGGGCAGTGCGGTCAAGGAATTCAAGAAAGGCATGCGCGACGACGACAAGCCCGCCGGCCAGCTCGGCGACGAGTCGCGCAACAGCGAGCAGTCCCGCGAGAGCCAGGCCGAACGCGACCGCGACGCCCGCTGAATAGGAAGCCGCTGGCGTGTTCGATATCGGATTCAGCGAACTGCTGCTGATCGCCGTGGTGGCGCTGGTGGTGCTCGGCCCCGAACGCCTGCCCAAGGCCGCGCGCTTCGCCGGGCTGTGGGTGCGCCGCGCGCGCGCGCAGTGGGACTCGGTGAAGCAGGAACTGGAGCGCGAACTGGAGGCCGAGGAACTCAAGCGGAGCCTGCAGGACGTGCAGGCCTCGCTGCGCCAGGCCGAGTCGCAGCTGCGCGACAGCGGCCAGCAGCTGCAGCGCGAGACCGAGGCGCTGCGCCGCGAGATCGACCCGACCGGGCCGCAGCCGCACGCCGACGCCGCACCGGCCGCCATCGAGGCGCAGCCGGCCACACCGGCGCCGGACCCGTTGCCGCCGTCCAGCGCGCCCGCGGCCGAGGTGCCGTCCACCACGCACGCCGCGACGCCGACGCCGACCCCGACCCCGACCCCGGCGCCGCTCCCGCACCCACCCACCGATGCACCGCAGGTTGCCGCGCACGCCGCGGCCACCGCAGCGCCGGCACCCGGCGCCACGCCGCCCCACGGCGATCCTGAGGCGCCACGATGAATCCGGAAGCCGAAAGCAGCCTGATCGAGCACCTGGTCGAACTGCGCGCCCGCCTGGTACGCGCGCTGCTCGGCCTGGGCGTGGTGGTGCTGGCGCTGCTGCCCTTCTCCAAGCCGATCTACACCTGGCTGGCCGCGCCGATGCTGGCGCAGCTGCCGATCGGGCAGAGCGTGATCGCCACCCATCCGGCCGGGGCGGTGTTCGCCCCGCTCAAGCTGACGTTCTTCGTGGGCGTGTTCATCGCCGTGCCGTGGCTGCTGTACCAGGCCTGGGCATTCGTCGCCCCGGGCCTGTACCAGCGCGAGAAGCGCCTGGCGCTGCCGCTGCTGGCCTCGGCGGTGCTGCTGTTCTATGTCGGCTGCGCGTTCGCCTATTTCCTGGTGCTGCCGGCGGTGTTCCACTTCCTGACCACGTTCAAGCCGGACATCATCCAGCTCACCCCCGACGCCGGCGCCTACCTGGATTTCGTGCTGGCGATCTTCTTCGCCTTCGGCGCCAGCTTCGAGCTGCCGGTGGCGCTGGTGATCCTGGCCCTGCTCGGCTGGGTCACCCCGCAGCAGCTGCGCGAAGGCCGCGGCTACGCGGTGGTCGGCATCTTCGTGCTGGCGGCGGTGCTGACCCCGCCGGACGTGGTCTCGCAGCTGATGCTGGCGATCCCGATGTGCCTGCTGTACGAGATCGGCATCATTGCGGCCAGTGCGGTGACCAAGAAGCCGGTTGAGGCGGAGATTCGGGATTAGGGATTGGGGATTCGCAAAGGCGGGGGCCGGCGCGATCTGCGCCGCGTAGCGGCTCAAGGTAGCCCGTGGGCCGCGGCGATCGACGGGGCCGAACGCGTCGGGGCTGAAGCCCCTCCTACAGATGCGACGACCTGGCAAGGCTGGAGCTCTGCAAAGCGACGACCGGGAAACCGTCAGCTCCCGCTTTTACGAATCCCCAATCCCGAATCCCAAATCCCGGCCCTTAAGCCGCAAACACATTCGAAGGCGGCGGCACCGCCGGCGCGGCGTCGCCGGTGTGCACGAACATCTGCTTCCAGGCCGCGTACACCGCGCCGGCCAGCGCCGGCATCGCCAGCGCCATCAGCAGCAATTGCGCGACCAGAGCCGCGATGGTCGGCCCGGCCAGCGCCTGCACCAGCAGGATCACCAGCACCAGGCCGAAGTACAGCGCGAACATCGCGATGAAGGCGAGGATGAAGAACACCAGCATCGCCGGCAGGTTGTGCAGGCAGGCGCGCAGGCTGTTGCGCATCGCCGCCAGGCCGCCGCGGCCGTCGAACATCACCTGCGGAGCGAGCACGAACAGGGTCAGCGTCACCGCCACGAAGCCGACGAACACCAGCAGCAGCCACAGCAGGATGCGCATGGCCGGCAACGTGGCCACCAGCTGCTCGACCTGCGCCGGATCCGGCTGGGTGCTGGACTGGCCGAGCTCGTTGAGCTTGGTCATCACCGTGCCCAGCTGCTCCCAACCGCTCTGGCCGACCACCACCAGCGCCAGCGCGCCCAGCGCCAGGCCGACCAGCACCTGCGGCAGCAGCGCCACCAGCAGGCTCGGCGCACGCCTGTCGTGCAGGCCCTGCAGCAGATGCGCCGGCTGCGCGGCGCGGCCCTGGTCCACTTCGCGCACCGCCCACACCAGCCCACCGAACAGCAAGGGACCGGCCAGGCCCAGCAGCAATTGCGCCAGCATGCCCAGGGTCGGGTTCAGCGCGCCCATCAGCAGCGCCAGCAGCGCCGCCAGGCCCCAGATCACGCCCAGCAGGCCCAGCGCCAGCGGCGCGCGGCGCAGCAGCGAAATCCCGGTCAACAGCCATTCCGCGCCGGCCGAGGCCGGCAGCTTGCGAATCTCGATCATTGCCAATCCGAAGTGGGGGGCGCCGTACCTGCGCGGCGCCTGTACAGATTATCGCGGTTTTGCCCGGCCGCCGGCGGTTTGCTGGCCACGCGCGTGCTGAACGAAGCGCCGCAGCAGCTTGCGCGCCAGCGGCGCGGCGCTGACCTCGCGGGCGATGGTACGGGCGCAGCGGCCCGCGCTGCGTAGACACTCGGCGCGGGCGTGCACGTAGCCGCGCATGTGGTGGGTGGCGAATTCCGGATGGAACTGCACGCCCCAGGCCGCCTCGCCCCAGCGGAAGGCGTGGCACTGGTCCTGCGCCGAGCGCGCCAGCACGGTGGCGCCGTCCGGCGCGCGCAGCACGGTCTGCAGGTGCGTGGCGTGGGCCGGGAAGCGTTCGGGCAGGCCGGCGAACAGCGGATCGTCGAACGCCGGCGGATGCAGGTCGATGTGCACGGTGCCCGACTCGCGCCCGGCCGGGTTGTAGGCGACCTCCCCGCCCAGCGCGTGCGCCAGCAGCTGGTGGCCGTAGCAGATGCCCAGCAGCGGAGTGCCGGCGTGGGCCGCCTCGCGCAGCCAGTCGGCCGAGCGCTCGCTCCAGTCGGCGCGGTCGGTGACGAAGGCCGCCGAGCCGGTGACGATGATCCCGGCGAAACCCGCGCGCGCCGGCAGTGCCGCGCCGGCGGCGACATTGGCGACCACCGTGTCGCGCTCGGCCAGGCCGGCGGCGACGCGGATCCAGTGCGGAAAGCGCCCATAGCGCCGCATCGTCGCCACCGGCTCGCCGGTTTCGAGGATCAGGAAGGGCGCGGGCGTCATCGGCGGGCGGCAACTCGGAGGGGGTCGACCCGATTGTAGACAGACCTTCACGGCTTTTTCCAAGCCGGCGGCGCACTGCGCCGCTGTCGCGCGTCCCAATTCAGCTGCACGACAGTCGTTTGCCGCCGCCGCACGTCGGTTTTGGCATCAGCGCTGCGTCCTGCCCGGTAGACGCAGCGCGGATGACGGCAAGGGATTACGCCAGCATCGCCGGATCCACCACGGTGAGCCGCTCGTCGGGATCCAGTTCGAAGATCTGCCGGTACTGCTCCGGATCCAATGCCTTGGCGGCATTGTCCTGGAATTCCAGGGCGATGCGGTTGATCTCGGCGCCCTCGGCCTGGGTGGTCGCGGCGTCGGCCCGCAGCGTTTCGCGTGCGGCGATGGCCGCGATCTTCGCCACCGCCGCCTCGCGGAATTGCAGCACGCCATCGCGCGCAGCGGCGGTCAGCGCTTCGCCCAGGGTGGCATGGACCCGCGCGGCGAAATCGTCGCTTTCGTGCGCGGCGACCAGCGCCGCGCCCACGGCGCAGGCGTTCTTCTTTTCCTCCCACGCGTTCGACAGCCAGTTGCGGCCATAGGTGCCATACAGCGCCGTGCTGAGCCAGTAACCGCGCGCGATGCGTACCGTCAGCGGCGCGGTGCTGGCGCTGCCGGTCGCCCACAGCACCTGGTTGGCGAGCTGATGGCAGACGCCGTTGATGGCGTAGCGGAAGATGGTGCCTTGCGCCGGCGGGTTGTCGTTGGAAGCCTGGTTCGGCAGGCACAGGCAGCTGGCGTGCGCCAGGTCGGCCTGCGCCTGCCCGGCATAGCCACCGGGCGATGTCTTGCTCTGCCCGGACGGGTGGAACACGCCCCAGCAATACCAATATTGCTGCTGCTGAGCGAGGACATCCTGGATCGTCGGATAGGCGTGTTCGCGGTTGTCGTAGCTGGTCACCCAGGTGTGGTCGACCAGGGCGCTGAGCCGGGGTGCCTGCTGGATGAAGCCGGTATCGCCTGCGCCGACCGGATTCACCCAGGCATACAGTGTGGTTGTCGTCATTGCGCGATCTCCTTGCACTTCCATTGACGTGCGCTACGGGAAGAGCCACGCACAGGCGAAGCGCGGCGCGCGGCCGCACTGGAGCGGCAACGCAGCGATCGAGGTCTGGAAACGCGGCCCGCATGCCGCCCCTTGTGCCCCGGGCGGCCCGACCGTTCTAGCGCAGCTGGCGCCGCCGCGGGTGGACAAGTCGCTGGCACCGCGATCGCGCCAGCGCGTGCCCTGGCCGCCTCACTCGCGCGGCGGCAGCACCGACAGCACTTCCTCGATGGTGGTCAGGCCGGCGGCGACTTTTTCCAGGCCGGCGCGGCGCAGGCTGCGCACGCCCTCGGCCTGCGCGGCGCGGCTGAAGCCGGCCAGGTCCATGTCGGCGCGGATCAGCGTGCGCAGGCGCGGCGTCACCGGCAGCAGTTCGTACAGGCCGACCCGGCCCAGGTAGCCGGTGCGGCGGCATTCCAGGCAGCCGACCGGGGCGTGGACCTGCAGTTCCTGCGGCAGCGCTTCGCCGGGCTCGCGCAGCGCGTCCCATTCGAGCTCGCCGAGCGTGTGCGGGCGCTTGCAGTGGCTGCACAGCGTGCGCACCAGGCGCTGCGCCAGCACGCCGTTGAGGGTGGAGGCGACCAGATAGTGCGGCACGCCCAGGTCGAGCAGGCGGGTGATCGCCGAGGGCGCGTCGTTGGTGTGCAGGGTGGACAGCACCAGGTGTCCGGTCAGCGAGGCCTGCACCGCCATCTGCGCGGTCTCCAGGTCGCGGATCTCGCCGATCATGATGATGTCCGGGTCCTGACGCAGCAGGGTACGCACGCCGCTGGCGAAGTCCAGGTCGATGTTGGTCTGCACCTGCATCTGGTTGAACTCCGGGGAGATCATCTCGATCGGGTCCTCGATGCTGCACACGTTCACGTCGGGCGTGGCCAGGCGCTTGAGCGTGGAGTACAGCGTGGTGGTCTTGCCCGAGCCGGTCGGGCCGGTGACCAGCACGATGCCGTGCGGGCGTTCGACCAGCGCCGCCCAGCCGGCCGCTTCCTGCGCGCTGAAACCGAGCTGGTCCACACTCTTGAACGCCGCGTCCGGGTCGAAGATGCGCATCACGCACTTCTCGCCGAACGCGGTGGGCATGGTCGACAGGCGCATCTCGGTCTCGCGCCCGCCCGGCGAGCGGGTCTTGATGCGCCCGTCCTGCGGGCGCCGGCGCTCGGCCAGGTCCATGCGCCCGAGCACCTTGATCCGGCTGACGATGGCGGTCATCACCGCCGGCGGCACTTCCAGCACCTTGTGCAGCACGCCGTCGATGCGGAAGCGCATGCGCCCGGCCTCGCGCCGCGGCTCCAGGTGGATGTCGCTGGCGCGCTGCTCGTAGGCGTACTGCAGCAGCCAGTCGACGATGTGCACGATGTGGTGGTCGTCGGCGTTGACGTCGCCGCCGCGGCC carries:
- a CDS encoding alpha/beta fold hydrolase, with protein sequence MTLRPFACPSRVGTLAGLRSGDPHGPKVLALHGWLDNAASFVPLSAQLPQLDLVMLDLPGHGHSDALPAGADYLLTGALHPLLDAADALGWERFAVVGHSMGAAIASTLAAAAPRRVGKLVAIEMLGGLAETVEGTLERLRDSVAATRRANASPLRVFPDLAAPVRARMLANQLSEPAARLLVERGVEAVEGGYVWRSDRRLTLPTAVRLSEAQVQALLAGIDCPARVIYADPAQPYFPEPLRSERAARLRHGRVHVLPGTHHLHMEQPAAVAALLRDFF
- the hemH gene encoding ferrochelatase, coding for MSDAPDTAVLVVNLGTPEAPTAPAVARYLAEFLGDKRVVAIPRLFWWPLLNWVILPRRSPRSAEKYALVWLPEGSPLAVYTRRLAEGMQRELPGHRVAWAMRYGTPALAPALDALRDGGVRRIVVLPLYPQYSTTTTASIEDVVQAWQARNPQLPVTLIEDYPTDAAWVEAVADSVRAHWAQHGRGETLFFSFHGLPQRVANNGDPYPQRCEASAQAIAAALGLGAGEWQLGYQSRFGAERWLQPYAEPSLWQLAERGTKRVDVICPGFATDCLETLEEVAMGFVETCAARGMQVRYIPCLNDAPAHARALAQLAARAA
- a CDS encoding lipid-binding SYLF domain-containing protein; the protein is MPRLPRLALLLSTTLFVGHAVAGPEEDERARNALRVLTDIQEIPEQSIPDKLLDEGRAIVVIPDTLKAGLVIGGRRGHGLMSVKRPDGTWSNPVFVKLTGGSIGFQVGVQSSDVVLVFRNDRSLDNIVNGKFTLGADAGVAAGPVGRNASAATDGQLKAEIWSWSRARGLFAGVALDGAALQIDDAADLNVYGSNTTPRMIFEGRTTALPSNDVVAFRDKLEEATYAARQNRGTDGGDRHTAAAPPPRPQPAAQAAPPTVAEPADGASTAPLQAPPQTPPQQGFQPVSEGEIRTESLDGNH
- the tatA gene encoding Sec-independent protein translocase subunit TatA encodes the protein MGGFSIWHWLVVLVIVLLVFGTKRLTSGAKDLGSAVKEFKKGMRDDDKPAGQLGDESRNSEQSRESQAERDRDAR
- the tatB gene encoding Sec-independent protein translocase protein TatB, giving the protein MFDIGFSELLLIAVVALVVLGPERLPKAARFAGLWVRRARAQWDSVKQELERELEAEELKRSLQDVQASLRQAESQLRDSGQQLQRETEALRREIDPTGPQPHADAAPAAIEAQPATPAPDPLPPSSAPAAEVPSTTHAATPTPTPTPTPAPLPHPPTDAPQVAAHAAATAAPAPGATPPHGDPEAPR
- the tatC gene encoding twin-arginine translocase subunit TatC, with the translated sequence MNPEAESSLIEHLVELRARLVRALLGLGVVVLALLPFSKPIYTWLAAPMLAQLPIGQSVIATHPAGAVFAPLKLTFFVGVFIAVPWLLYQAWAFVAPGLYQREKRLALPLLASAVLLFYVGCAFAYFLVLPAVFHFLTTFKPDIIQLTPDAGAYLDFVLAIFFAFGASFELPVALVILALLGWVTPQQLREGRGYAVVGIFVLAAVLTPPDVVSQLMLAIPMCLLYEIGIIAASAVTKKPVEAEIRD
- a CDS encoding BPSS1780 family membrane protein; its protein translation is MIEIRKLPASAGAEWLLTGISLLRRAPLALGLLGVIWGLAALLALLMGALNPTLGMLAQLLLGLAGPLLFGGLVWAVREVDQGRAAQPAHLLQGLHDRRAPSLLVALLPQVLVGLALGALALVVVGQSGWEQLGTVMTKLNELGQSSTQPDPAQVEQLVATLPAMRILLWLLLVFVGFVAVTLTLFVLAPQVMFDGRGGLAAMRNSLRACLHNLPAMLVFFILAFIAMFALYFGLVLVILLVQALAGPTIAALVAQLLLMALAMPALAGAVYAAWKQMFVHTGDAAPAVPPPSNVFAA
- a CDS encoding glutamine amidotransferase, with product MTPAPFLILETGEPVATMRRYGRFPHWIRVAAGLAERDTVVANVAAGAALPARAGFAGIIVTGSAAFVTDRADWSERSADWLREAAHAGTPLLGICYGHQLLAHALGGEVAYNPAGRESGTVHIDLHPPAFDDPLFAGLPERFPAHATHLQTVLRAPDGATVLARSAQDQCHAFRWGEAAWGVQFHPEFATHHMRGYVHARAECLRSAGRCARTIAREVSAAPLARKLLRRFVQHARGQQTAGGRAKPR
- a CDS encoding GspE/PulE family protein, with amino-acid sequence MDSRPAAQPPAVPVPNVVSLPPGRLSVERVAAALLADGLVAPAERGRMQFSAQSARTVSDVHPLVLLSNLKLAATRPPGSELGLERLTEWLAQRCGLRYLRIDPTRVDVAAVTAVVSHAYARRHRILPLALDGERLLVATSEPLALDWLADVQHLARRRIEIAVVNPLDLHRYTMEFFGVTRSVRGAKDGRNEQSSGLPSFEQLVELGRGGDVNADDHHIVHIVDWLLQYAYEQRASDIHLEPRREAGRMRFRIDGVLHKVLEVPPAVMTAIVSRIKVLGRMDLAERRRPQDGRIKTRSPGGRETEMRLSTMPTAFGEKCVMRIFDPDAAFKSVDQLGFSAQEAAGWAALVERPHGIVLVTGPTGSGKTTTLYSTLKRLATPDVNVCSIEDPIEMISPEFNQMQVQTNIDLDFASGVRTLLRQDPDIIMIGEIRDLETAQMAVQASLTGHLVLSTLHTNDAPSAITRLLDLGVPHYLVASTLNGVLAQRLVRTLCSHCKRPHTLGELEWDALREPGEALPQELQVHAPVGCLECRRTGYLGRVGLYELLPVTPRLRTLIRADMDLAGFSRAAQAEGVRSLRRAGLEKVAAGLTTIEEVLSVLPPRE